Genomic segment of Saprospira sp. CCB-QB6:
GCCTTATATGCCCTATGCCCTAATTTTAGGGGTCATTTTTATCAGTTGCTTTTATGCGGTGGGCATGACGGTGCGGCTATTTGGCGTAACGATTTCTTCGGTCCTCCAAAAGATGTCGCTTCTGATTTCGGTACCCTATGCGATCCTCGCCTTTCATGAGCCTGCCGGCAGCTTTAAAGTTATTGGTTTGGGCTTGGCCTTTGCGGCTGTTTTGGCCAGCAATTGGCCCGAAAAACTAGGGGAGGGCGATAGCCGAAAACAAGAGCGACAACAATATTTGGCTCAGGGCGGTAGCCTGCTTTTACTTTGGTTCTTCCCCATCTATAGCTTTGGCGGCAGCGGCCTAATAGAGGTGCTTTTGCAGTTTGTCCAACAAAAAGTTTTGCTAGATCCCGAAGGAGATTCCGCTGCTTTTTCCACCGCCATTTTTGGCTCGGCGGGCTTGGCGGGCGCTTTGGTCTATCTCTATCAACTCCTTAGCGGCAAGGCCAATTGGTCTTGGAAAAACCTAGGCGGTGGGCTAGCATTGGGCATTCCCAACTATTTTTCCATTGTTTTTTTACTTTTGGCCCTCAACGTTTGGGACAAATCCGTGGTCTTACCCATCAACAATATCAGCATCGTAATGGCCACCGCCCTAATAGGCCTTTTCTTCTTTCATGAACGTTTGTCAAAAATCAATTATATTGGGGTGCTTTTAGCCATTTTCGCTATCTTATTGATGGCCTATTCACAATGATTTTGGGGCCTCCGCCTCGCTGCGCTCGTCGGCGCTACGTTGCGGGGCTCGCTCTTCGCTCGGCCCTGCGCCGCCCAAGGCGGCTGGGTCTGGCCCTGCGGGCCACCCCTCCACATCGCTAGGCCAGCGGGCTGGCGATACCGCCAGCCAGAGCAGCGCAGGGCAAAGCCCTGCGCCCCAAGCGCGGGCTACCCCATTTGCATGCATTTAAATCAGTACAATGAAACAGATACTAATTGCCAGCCTTTTTCTTTTTTGTGCACAGTGGAGCTGCGCACAATATTATGCCTATGGCGGTTATGAATACAGCAGTTTTCAATCGGATGAACTAGATGCCATTGTGGCGGAGTTCAATGATCGAGAGGCGCATAGTTTAGGCAATTTGCGGGCTTTGCATGGCTATCGTTTTGGTATTGGTCGTTATGCCGAGCTAACTGATGTTGCCTTGGGGTTTGGCTATTTGGGCCGTAAGCTCAGTAGCGTCAATCCGCAATTGCTCAAAGAAACGGCGGAGTTAGAATATAGCCTCATTTCGGCAGATGCCAGCATTGGGTATCGGCCTTTCAAGTCTAAGTTTCATAGTATTGGGGCCAGTTTGCACATGGGCCAAATGCGTTATCGCTATTCTTTTGGAGGCGATTATTTGGTCCCGATTAAAACCTATAATATTTGGGGCGAAATATATGCAGAATTGGCCTTTCCCTTTCGCTTTTTGCTCAAAAAGGAGCAAAGAGACCGCTTATTTTATATCTTTAAGATTCGGCCTTTTTATCGGGTTTATCGTCCTTTGGACCTATATGCTTTGCAGCGGGATTTCAATTTGGACCAGAATGTAGGCTTTAACCAAATCAATCAAAAAGGAGGGCAGTTTGGGCTCCGCCTATCGATTGTGGTTCCTTTTCTAACAAAAGAAGAACAAGTTCGCTATAGCCGAAACCCCAAAGCGGCCAAAAGAGCGCAACTAGAGAAAAAGTACAGCACAAAAACAGGAGCAAAATAAGGCTGTTAAAGGCCTAGCGATGTGCAGCAGTGGCCCGAAGGGCCAGACCCAGCCGCCTAAGGCGGCGAAGGGCCGAGCGAGCAGCGAGCTGCGGAACGTAGCGCCCGCCGAAGGCGGGAGGCCCCAAAACAGCAGCGAGCTGCGGAACGACAACAAGGCCTTTAGGCCGCAGTTCGACGACCGAAGGGAGTAACCGCCCGCCAAAGGCGGGAGGCCCAAAAAAATATTCTAATTCAAAAACAAAAAACGAGCGTATGAAAAAGCTAATCACTTTAGTAATTGTGGCTTTAATTGGTTGGATTGTCTATGTATCTGTCTTAGGCACGCCTGAGGATAAAGCCGTTCGAAATGAATTGTTGGGATCGGCTAAGGACTTTGGACAGACCGTGGTAAAAGTATTTAACCATGAAAAGGACAAGGTAGAAGCAGGCACCTATGATGAGGTTTTGGACAAATTGGACAAAGCCATTGACAACTTGAAGAAGGCCGATGAGGATCAAGATTATGCCCAGAAATTAAAGGATTTGGAGGCTGAGCGTCAGCGGATTAAAGAAATGCTGGCTGCAGGACAGAATGCAAAATCGGCTCGTTCTGCACAAGACCCAAATGCGGCTACTCAGGAAGATATCCGTAAACTGGCGGAAGAGGTGGTAAAGGTTTCTGAAGAAATGGAAAAGAAAAAATAGTCCATGCAAGCGGCAGAACTAGCAAATTTAAAGCGT
This window contains:
- a CDS encoding EamA family transporter, producing MFYLLLSILCSTALITVFKLFPRFGIDTFGAIVINYFVCVLAGSFYTGQLPDLGAPYMPYALILGVIFISCFYAVGMTVRLFGVTISSVLQKMSLLISVPYAILAFHEPAGSFKVIGLGLAFAAVLASNWPEKLGEGDSRKQERQQYLAQGGSLLLLWFFPIYSFGGSGLIEVLLQFVQQKVLLDPEGDSAAFSTAIFGSAGLAGALVYLYQLLSGKANWSWKNLGGGLALGIPNYFSIVFLLLALNVWDKSVVLPINNISIVMATALIGLFFFHERLSKINYIGVLLAIFAILLMAYSQ